GTGCGCGCCTGCGGAGGCGGCGGCGGGGGAAGCGGCGGTCGCGAGCGGGGCCAGCGCGCCTATGGCGATCGCCGCGGCGGCACCGAGAACGTGTTTCACAGTCGGGTTCATCCTTGGGTCCTCCTGACGGGCAGGGTCATCGACCGGAGCCGTGGTGTCGTCTCCTTGTGATCGTCACACCGGGGCGGTGATGTCTGCCTGGTGGCCGGGGGCTGGTTCCTCCTACCCGGTGACCTCGGTGCTGCCAATGCAGCAGACTGCTGCCCTCCCCGGTCACCCTGCGGTCTCGGCGACCAAGGTGGCAGTCAAGGGCGGCCTGGGCAGGCACCCTTCGACCTCTGTCACACCGCGTACCACCCGGCTGTGCGACGGGGTGACGGATGATGGCGTGCATGAATCAACTCGGTGACACGTTGCGGGCGTGGCGGGATCGGCTGGATCCCGCGCAGGTGGGGTGGGGGCACGGGACATCCCGACGGGTTCCTGGCCTGCGGCGTGCGGAACTCGCCATGCTGGCCGGCATCTCGGTCGAGTACGTGGTCCGGCTCGAGCAGGGGCGGGTGCAGACGCCCTCGGCGCAGGTGTGTTCCGCACTGGCCCGCGCCCTGCAACTGTCCGACGACGAGCACGCCCACCTCCTGCGGATGGCCGGCCACGTCGCGGACCCCCGGCGGGTCCCGCGGGTGATCCCGGCGAACCTGTACCGGATCACGGACCAGCTCGCCGCCAATCCGTTGGCGCTCTACGACGCCACCTGGCAGCTGCTGTACTGGAACCCGCTGTTCGCGGCCACATTCGGTGAGCTGGCCGTCCGTGAGTCGGAGGAGCGCAACGTCCTGGTCTGGGTGTTCCTGGGGGAGCTGCCGCGCGTGCGGCAGACGGCGTCCGAACGGGCGGCGTTCGAGGAGTCGCTCATCGCCGACCTCCGTGCGACGACCAGCAGGTACCCCGACGACCCCGAGCTGCCGGCCCTGATCGAGAGGCTGAGCCGCAGCCCGCGGTTCCGTGAGTTGTGGAGCAGCCGGTCGGTGGGCGGTCACGAGAGTGCGCGCAAGTACGCGGAACACCCCGAGGTCGGAGACATCGCCCTGATCTCCGATGTGCTGACCACCCAGGGCGATCTCCGACTCGTGGTGTACACACCGCAGCCGGGCACCGACGCCCGCGGCAAACTCGATCTGCTCGCCGCCGTGGACGTCCAGAGCATGTCCCTTCGGCAGTGAGGGGCCCGCTTCCGTGGGTGGTACGCGCCGTACCAGGAAGTGCCGTGGCTCCCGGTCAGGCTCCCGGGGACGCAGCATCGAGTCCGTGAACAGCGCACCACGGCGCTGTTCGGAGCGGAGAAGCCAGCATGACCACCACGTTCATCACCGGAGCCAACAAGTCCCTCGGCATGGAGACCGCCCGTCGTCTCGTCGAGGCGGGGCACACCGTCGTCGTCGGCGCCCGTGATCCCGAGCGCGGCCGGGCCGCGGCCGCGTCACTGGGCGCCCGGTTCGTCCGGATCGACGTGACCGACGACGCCTCGGTCGAGGCCGCCGCGGCCGACGTCGCCGCGCACGAAGGGGCCATCGACGTCCTGGTCAACAACGCCGGCGTGCTCGGCCGGGTCGGGCCCGTCGAGGAGTACACCGCGGCCGACATGAGCGCCGTCCTCGACGTGAACGTCGTCGGCGTCGTGCGCGTCACGCACGCCTTCCTGCCGCTGCTGCGCAAGTCGTCGCACCCTGTCATCGTCAACGTGTCCAGCGGAATGGGCTCGTTCGGCATGACCCAGGACCCGGCTCGGATCGAGTCTCAGTACGCCCTGCCCCTCTACGCCGCGTCGAAGGCAGCGGTCACCATGCTCACGACGCAGTACGCCAGGGAACTCAAGGACATGAAGGTGAACGCCGCCGACCCCGGCCAGACCGCCACCGACTTCACCGGAGGCATCGGGCACAGTGTGGCCGAGGGCGCCGAATCCATCGTGGCCCTCGCGACGATCGGCCCGGACGGCCCCACCGGACAGTTCGTCGACCGTTTCGGCACCCTCCCCTGGTGATCCCGCCCCCACTCCGGCCCCGGCCTGACGGCCACGTCGAGGGACATGCGCGGTGGCCCGGAGCGCGGGAGGACCACTGCTCCCGCGAGTGCCCGATCCGGGGCATGAGCCGGAGCGGCCTCGCACGCTTGATCGGGCGGCGTCCGGGCCGCGGAGCTGCCCACCGCCCGGACGCCCGCCGCCGACCGGGTCGAAGGCACAGGTGGCCGAACGAGACGAGACGGATCGGGTGCGAGGGGGCCACCCCCGCGGCCTGAAGGCCTCGCAGCTGCGGCTCGTGGCAGACGTGGAGCCGCCGATGCCGCCGTGCACCGGCATGGGCGAGCGGACGACGGCGGCAGGAGAGCGCCACCGCACGCTCCCTGCGGGCCCCGTCCGGGGTCCGGGAGGCGACCGCCACCGGAGAACCGGCCGCGGTTCCTGCCCGGCCGGCCGCTCGCCCCACCGTCCGTCACCGAGGAGCCCGACGAGCAGCGACCGGCAGGCGGGCCGGCAGGCGGCGTTTGACCCCCGTTGTGCTCAGGGCCCGCTGGCCCTGGAGGACCTGGTGGACGATCTGTCACGGCTGTGAACCCACCGCGCGACGGCCGGACTCCGGCCGCCCATGCCCGACCGCGGGGTCACCAGCTCGTGCCGATCCGCCGGCGTCGCGCGCCCGAGTAGGCGGGGCCGGTATAGCGGTACAGGTGCCCGGTGGTGGCGCCGGTGGCGAGCAGGTCGGTGGTCCCGGAACCGGGGATCGCGACGAGGTTGGTCATGGTGTTCCAGCCGGTGCCGATCTGCTTGCGCTGCGAGCCGTAGTAGTGGGGTCCCCGGTAGTGGAACAGCCGGCCCGCGTCGTCGACGGCGAGGATGTCGGCGCTGCCGCTGCCGGAGATGTCGCCGACGCCCACGACGGCGTTCATCGTGCCCCAGCCGGTGCCGATCTGCTTGCGCTGCGAGCCGTAGTAGTGGGGTCCCCGGTAGTGGAACAGCCGGCCCGCGTCGTCCACGGCGAAGAGGTCGCCGGTGCCGTCGCCGGTACTGGTGACATGACTCATGGTCTCCCAGCCCGTGCCGACCCGGGTCCTGCTGGGACCGTGGTAGTCCGGGCCGTGGTAGCGGTACATGTCCCCGGAGTCGCTGATCGCCAGGATGTCGCCGTTCGACCCCCCGATGGCGACGAGCTTCTTCATCTTGCCCCAGCCGGCGCCGACCCGCGTCTTCTCGAAAGGGTCATACCCCGGTGCCGCATACCGCCACAGGCTTCCCGCCCCGTCCACGGCCAGGATGTTCCCCCCGCCCACGCCGACCAGGTGCGACATCGGAGGGGTCGCCATCTCGTAGTACAGCTCGGCGGCGTGGGCGCGCAGCGGGGCGGTGAGCTGGTCGGCCTGTAGTTGCCGCGGTCTGTTCGCCCCGGCGGCCGTCCGGTAAAGGCGGTGGGCCAGGCCCCGTTCGTTGTCGAGTCCTTGCAGCCGCTCCAGGCGCATGCTCCTGCCCGTCTCCTCGTCGGCGAACCAGACGACCAGGTCCTTGCGTCCGCCGGCGGGGCCGGTCAGGGCGATGAGCGACAGGTCGTCCCACCGCACGCGGATCGAGCGTGCGGCACTGGCCTGCGTGACGGTGATCGACTCGTGAGCGAAGGTGACGCTGTCGGAGGTGAGGAAGAACCCGCGCACGTACCCCACCGCGCTGCTGACCAGGCCGCCCACCACTGCGCCGGTGACGAGCCCGACCACCAGCGACCCGGACAACCGGTCGTAGTGCCCCTGGTGGACGTGAGCGTCCCGGAGCAGTCCCGCCACGGCTCCCAGCAGAACGAAGGAGAGGGCTAGGAGACAGGAGGCGTCCTGGGTGCTCCTCCTCGTCAGGGCCTGTCGGGTGTGGCTGATCGTCACCGGACCGGAGGGCCTCACACGGGAGGGCTTCCGGTCCGGGGACTGCTCCTGCGTGATCGGAAGTCTCAGCGTGGACGCGGCGTGGTCGAGCATGTCCAGTGCTTGTGCGATCGTCGGGCGCTGCGCCGGGTCCTTCCGCAGCAGCGCCATGACGAGAGCGGTGAGCCGGCCGGCCCGCACGGGCGGGCGGGGCGGCTCGGTCAGGACGGCGGTGGGGTTGGACGCGGGGAACGGCAGCACGCCCTCCATCGCCTCGTACAGCGTCGCGCCCAGGGAGAACAGGTCCGCCCGGCCGTCGTACGGGCCGCCCTGCCAGCGTTCGGGAGCCATGTAGCCCGGTGAGCCGATGACCATGTCGGGGGCAGTCAGCCGGGGGTCCTTCCGGTCCACCGCGATCCCGAAATCGGCGAGCAGGATCGCGCCGGAGGAGGCCAGCATGGTGTTCGCCGGCTTCACGTCCCGGTGCACCAGGCCCGCCCGGTGCACCGCGTCGAGCCCGCGCAGCAGGGCACGAGCGACGTCGGCGGCCCGCCCCACCGGCAGCGTGCCTCGTTCGTCTAGCTCCTCCGCCAGCGAGCGGCCGTCCACGAGCTGCATGACGATCCACGGGATGCCGTCGACCTCCACCACGTCGTGCACGGTGACGATGTGCGGGTGGTCGCGCAGTCGCGCCGCGTTCCGGGCCTCCCTGCCCGCGCGGGCGAGGAGTTCCCCGCGCAGGGCGTGCGGCACCGCGTCGTCCAGCCGGACCTCTTTCACCGCCACGTCCACGGCCAGCGCCAGGTCACGAGCCCTCCAGACCTGCCCGAATCCGCCTGCGCCGAGCCGGCCGACCAGCTTGTAGCGCCCGCCGATCACCATGTCCGGCGCTGTCTCGCCCCTCATCGCTCCCCCGATCGGCACGCGCACGTGCTCCTGGACGTGCGCCCGTCCATGCTGGCACGAACCAGCCGCAGGCGACACAGCGGCCGTTGACGATCCGTCAGGTGATTTCGTGCTGTCGCACCGTCGGCCCCGAGCGGTCCTTTCCGGGGCCGCCGAGGTCGACGACGCGTTGCCGCCCCGTGGCCGATGTCCAGCCCGGGGCAGCGGGCGGGTCACCTCGGCGACGGGGTCGGAGGGGTGCCCCGGGTATGGGTGATCGTCCCGCTCACTGCCGCTCTTCACGGTCGGCGCGGGGCACGTGGACGGCCAGGACGGCGGTGTCGTCGTCCACCCCGGTGCCGAGCGTGTCGATGAGGCCACGGACAGCTGTGATGATGTCCTGGGCCGTGGTGGGGGCGAGGGCCCGGACGAAGTCGAGGAGGGCTTCGTCGCCGTAGCGTTCGCCGCGGACGGCGGTGTGGGCCTCGGTGAGGCCGTCGGTGTGCAGGAGCAGGGTGTCGCCGGCTTCGAGACGGAAGGTGATGGTGGCGATGTCGGCGTCGGGCAGGACGCCGATGAGCTGGCCGCCGGGGGTGGGCAGGCAGTCGGCGGTGCCGTCCGCGCGCAGCAGGAGGGCCGGGGGGTGGCCGCCGCTGGCGAGGGTGATACGGAAGCCGCCCTGGTCGCCGTCGGGGGTGAGCAGGCCGAAGATGACGGTGCAGAACCGGGGATCGGTGCCGTTGTACTCGTGGTTGAGGACGGTGTTGAGGTTGCTGAGGACCGCGGCCGGGTCGGGGTCGTAGACGGCGGCGGCACGCAGGGTGTAGCGGGCCAGGGAGGTGACGGCCGCCGCCTCGGCGCCCTTGCCGCACACGTCTCCGAGGAACAGTCCCCAGGACCCGGCTGCGAGGGGGAAGAGGTCGTAGAAGTCGCCGCCGACCTCGTCGACCGAGGCGATGTGGTAGTGCGCGGCCACGTCCAGGCCGGGCACGTTCTCCAGTGCAGGCGGCAGCAGCGTTCTCTGAAGAGTGGTGGCCAGTTGCTGGAGGCGTTCGCGTTCGCCCTCGGCCTCCTGCCGGGTACGCAGCAGCTCCTGCTCGTAGGCGCGGCGGTCGCGGGCGTCGAAGACGGTGGTACGGATCAGCAGCGGCTGCCCGTCGCTGCCGGTCTTGACGGTGGAGGTCACCAGGACCGGCAGTCGGCTGCCGTCGGCGGCTCTCAGCTCCAGCGCGATGCCGCTGATCTCGCCCTGCATGCGCAGGAGCGGCGCGAAGTGCGTCTCGTGATAAAGCCGCCCACCGACGGTGAGGAGGTCGGAGAACTTCCTTCGGCCGACCAGCTCCGCGCGCTTGTAGCCCAGCCAGTTCAGCAGAGTGGTGTTGACCTTGGCGATCTGCCCGTCCAGCAGGGTGGAGAGGTATCCGCACGGGGCGTTCTCGTACAGGTCCTCAACGCTGTCTTCCAGCAGGGCGGAGAAAGTCTGGTCGTCGTCCGGGGGCTCCTCGGGGTCGGGGCCCGAGTTCTGGTCGCCGTCGCTCCGGCACATCATCGCAGTGTCCTGGCGAACGCGGCGATCGCCTGGGCGGTCTCCTCGGGGGCGCTGAGCTGGGGACAGTGCCCGGTGGCGTTCAGGGTGATGAGCCGGCTGCCCTTGATCTGCCCATGGACGAAGGCGCCGACCTCCGGTGGGGCTATGGCGTCGGTGGAGCACTGGGCGACGAGGGTGGGCACCGCGACCCGCGCCAGGTCGGTGCGGTTGTCGGACAGGAACGTCACACGGGCGAAGACCCTGGCGATCTCCGGGTCGGTGGCGCAGAAGCTGTTGGTCAGCTCCTGCCCCAGTTCCGGGCGCTCGGGGTTCCCCATGATGACCGGTGCCATCACCCCCGACCAGCCCAGATAGTTTGCGTCCAAGGACTGCAGCAGCTCCTCGATGTCCTCGGCACTGAACCCGCCGCGATACCCGGTCGCGGGATCGTCGACGAAGCAGGGGGAGGGGGCGAGCAGCACCAGCCCCGCGAAGTATTCAGGGTGTCGCGCCGCGGCCAGTACGCCGATCATCGCGCTGACCGAGTGGCCCACGAACGTCACCGGACCGAGGTCCAGCTCCCGGCAGATCTCCAGCACGTCGTCCACGTAGCCGCCCATGCTGGAGTAGCGGTCCTCGCTCCACGCCGACAGGTCCGAGCGGCCTGCTCCCACATGGTCGAAGAGCACCACGGTGAACTCACGCTCCAGCGCCGGAACCACAAGACGCCACAGGTTCTGGTCGCATCCGAACCCGTGTGCCAGCATCACCACAGGCCCGCCCGGCCGCCCGGACACCCGCACATGGTTCCTGCTACGCACGTCCATACGACTCATCCTCGCAGACCCGGGGCCGGGAACCGGCGAGCGAGACGTGATGGCGCCTCCTCCCGCGGCACGGGGCTGCGGCGAGGGAGATGGTCTGCCGGATGCAGGCATGCCTGCGCGCAGCAGGGCCGGGCAGCGGGAAGGCACCCTCTGGACGGAGGCCACGCGGTGCCGCTCTCCAGCCTGGGTCATCGCTGTGCGAGCAGCGGGCCGCCGGCGGGCGAGGCCCCGGCGATCCGGGGGGCCTGGAGGACGGCGAAGTTGGTCAGCGGCGCGTTGCCCGCGCTCCGCTCCGCGAGTTCCAGGGCCCTGGCGCGCGCCCCGCCCTCCTCGGTCTGGTACTGCGAGAGGCCGGCGGCCTGTCCCTCGGCGGCGTCGAGGGCGCGGCCGGTGAGCATCATGTCCGCCATGCGGTGCGCGCCGATCAGCCGGGGAATCCGGACCGCCGCCGATCACCGCGTCCTTGAGGGTGGCCACCACGGGGACGTGCCCGCCCTCGATGGTGTCGAAGACGCGGTGCCACATGAGCGAGTGCTCCAGCGGCTCCTCGGTGCGGCGCTCGGTCAGCTCGCCGAGGTCGAGCCCGGCCGAGAAGTGATCACCCTCGGCGTCCAGGACGACGGCGCGGACGTCCGCGCCCGGCTTCCGGAAGAACTCCTCCAGGCCCAGCACCGTGGCGTCGTCGAGGGCGTTGCGCTCGGCCGGGCGACGGAGCGTCGGAACCGCCACTCCGTCCACCCGGTCGATGGAAAGCGAACTCAAGGGAAGGTTCCTCAACCATCGGATCTCCGGGTTACGTCAGCTGAGTTGTCATACGCTGAGGTGATGAGCGAACGCGTAGTGCCCGAGCCCCAGCGGCGCCGTCGGCGGCCGACCAAGCAGGGGGTGGTGCTCTCCCGCGAACTGATCGTCGACACGGCGCTGCGGCTGGTCGGGCAGCACGGTGCGCAGGCGCTCACCGTCCGCCGGCTAGGCACCGCGCTGGGTGCCGACCCCAGCGCGGTCTACCGCTACTTCCACAGCACCGACGATCTGCTGCTCGCCATCGCCGAGGAACTGATCGCCCGCGCCCAGGACGGCTGGCAGGCCACCGGGGACTGGCGGGCCGACCTGCGGGAGATCGGCCTGCGGATCTACGCCGGCTACCGGGCCCACCCGCAGGCCGCGCTGCTCGCCGCCCACCGCACCACCGGGCGCACCCACGAGATCGCCGCCGTCGAGGCGATCCTCGGCATCTTGCGCACCGCGGGGTTCCCCGACCCGGAGGCGGTGCGCATCTACCACGCGTTCGTCGACCAGAGCCTTGGATTCGCGGTGCTGGACGCCGCCTCGCTCGCCCTGCCGGCCGCGGCGCAGTCGGCGGACCAGCGGGTCTGGCACGCCTCCTACGCCAGGCTCGACGCCGGGGCCCACCCGCACATCGCCGCCACCGGGCACCTGCTCGCCGCCGAGATGGGGCGCAGCGGCTACCGGTTCGCGCTGGACCTGCTGCTGGACGCCGCCGAGGCCCGGCTGGCGGCGGCGCGCTGAGCGGTGCGCGCCGCCGACGGCCCGGGGCCGTGGGTGGGATCAGTCGGCGGCGTGGACCAGTTCGCCGCCGACGTACGTCCGCAGCACCCGGGCAGCGGCGATCTCCTCGGGCGGGCCGGTGAGGATGTCGCGGTCGAGGACGACCAGGTCGGCCAACTGCCCAGGGGCGAGCACGCCGGCGTCGTCGTGGCCGTTCACGAACGCCGACCCGGCCGTGTAGACGGCGATCGCGGAGGCGAGGTCGAGCCGCTGCTCGGGCAGCAGGACCCGGTCGTCGTCGGCGTCGGGCAGGCGCCGGTTGACGGCCACGTGCAGGCCGGCCAGTGGGTCCGGGCTGCTCACCGGCCAGTCGCTGCCCGCCGCCAGCGTGGCGCCCGCCCGCTGGAGCGCGCCGAACGGGTACTGCCAGGCGGCGCGCTCCGGACCGAGGAACGGGATGGTCAGCTCGTCCATCTGCGGCTCGTGGGCCGCCCACAGCGGCTGGATGTTCGCGACGGCGCCGAGCCGGGCGAAGCGCGGCACGTCGTCCGGGTGGACCACCTGGAGGTGCGCGAGGTGGTGGCGGGTGTCGCGCCACCCGTTGACGGCGCGGGCGGCCTCGACCGCGTCCAGCGCCTCGCGCACCGCCCGGTCGCCGAGCGCGTGGAAGTGCACCTGGAAGCCCAGCGCGTCGAGTTCGGTGACGTGGCTGCGCAGGGCGACCGGATCGACGAAGCTGAGGCCGGAGTTGGTGGTGGCGCAGCCGCAGCTGTCGAGGTAGGGGCTGGTCATGGCGGCGGTGAAGTTCTCCGCGATGCCGTCCTGCATGATCTTCACCGAGCCGGCCCGGAACCTGCCGTGCGTCAACTCCGCGCGCCGCTGGACGAGTTCGGGGATCTGTTCGGCTCCCCGGTCGCGCTCCCACCAGAGCGCGCCGGTCACCCGGGCGGTCAGCGCGCCGGAGCGGGCGGCGGCCAGGTACGCGTCGGAGGGGTCGGGCATGCCGTTGAACTCGCCGAGCAGGGCGTCCTGCCAGCCGGTGATGCCGAGCGAGTGCAGCAGCCGCTGTGCGCGCAGCAGCCCGTCGAGGCGGTCGGCGGCGGTGACGGGCGGGATCAGCCGGGCGACCAGGGCGGTGGCGCCTTCCTGGAGCATGCCGCTGGGGGTGCCGTCCGGCTCCCGTTCGATCCGCCCGTCGGCCGGGTCGGGGGTGGCGCGGTCGAGGCCCGCGAGCTCCAGGGCCCGGGTGTTGACCCACGCGCCGTGGTGGTCGCGGTTGGCGAGGTAGACCGGCCGGTCGGGGACGGCGGTGTCGAGCAGTTGCCGGGTCGGCAGGCCGCCGTCGAAGCTCTCCATCGACCAGCCGCTGCCGGTGATCCACTCCTGGTCGGGGTGGGCCTCGGCGTAGGCGCGGATCCGCGCCAGGCAGTCGGCGGCGCCGACGGTGCCGGTGAGGTCGCAGGCGGCCAGCTCGGTGCCGCCGCCCACGGCGTGGA
This Streptomyces misionensis DNA region includes the following protein-coding sequences:
- a CDS encoding helix-turn-helix transcriptional regulator, with the protein product MNQLGDTLRAWRDRLDPAQVGWGHGTSRRVPGLRRAELAMLAGISVEYVVRLEQGRVQTPSAQVCSALARALQLSDDEHAHLLRMAGHVADPRRVPRVIPANLYRITDQLAANPLALYDATWQLLYWNPLFAATFGELAVRESEERNVLVWVFLGELPRVRQTASERAAFEESLIADLRATTSRYPDDPELPALIERLSRSPRFRELWSSRSVGGHESARKYAEHPEVGDIALISDVLTTQGDLRLVVYTPQPGTDARGKLDLLAAVDVQSMSLRQ
- a CDS encoding SDR family NAD(P)-dependent oxidoreductase; this translates as MTTTFITGANKSLGMETARRLVEAGHTVVVGARDPERGRAAAASLGARFVRIDVTDDASVEAAAADVAAHEGAIDVLVNNAGVLGRVGPVEEYTAADMSAVLDVNVVGVVRVTHAFLPLLRKSSHPVIVNVSSGMGSFGMTQDPARIESQYALPLYAASKAAVTMLTTQYARELKDMKVNAADPGQTATDFTGGIGHSVAEGAESIVALATIGPDGPTGQFVDRFGTLPW
- a CDS encoding protein kinase domain-containing protein, which gives rise to MRGETAPDMVIGGRYKLVGRLGAGGFGQVWRARDLALAVDVAVKEVRLDDAVPHALRGELLARAGREARNAARLRDHPHIVTVHDVVEVDGIPWIVMQLVDGRSLAEELDERGTLPVGRAADVARALLRGLDAVHRAGLVHRDVKPANTMLASSGAILLADFGIAVDRKDPRLTAPDMVIGSPGYMAPERWQGGPYDGRADLFSLGATLYEAMEGVLPFPASNPTAVLTEPPRPPVRAGRLTALVMALLRKDPAQRPTIAQALDMLDHAASTLRLPITQEQSPDRKPSRVRPSGPVTISHTRQALTRRSTQDASCLLALSFVLLGAVAGLLRDAHVHQGHYDRLSGSLVVGLVTGAVVGGLVSSAVGYVRGFFLTSDSVTFAHESITVTQASAARSIRVRWDDLSLIALTGPAGGRKDLVVWFADEETGRSMRLERLQGLDNERGLAHRLYRTAAGANRPRQLQADQLTAPLRAHAAELYYEMATPPMSHLVGVGGGNILAVDGAGSLWRYAAPGYDPFEKTRVGAGWGKMKKLVAIGGSNGDILAISDSGDMYRYHGPDYHGPSRTRVGTGWETMSHVTSTGDGTGDLFAVDDAGRLFHYRGPHYYGSQRKQIGTGWGTMNAVVGVGDISGSGSADILAVDDAGRLFHYRGPHYYGSQRKQIGTGWNTMTNLVAIPGSGTTDLLATGATTGHLYRYTGPAYSGARRRRIGTSW
- a CDS encoding PP2C family protein-serine/threonine phosphatase, which codes for MCRSDGDQNSGPDPEEPPDDDQTFSALLEDSVEDLYENAPCGYLSTLLDGQIAKVNTTLLNWLGYKRAELVGRRKFSDLLTVGGRLYHETHFAPLLRMQGEISGIALELRAADGSRLPVLVTSTVKTGSDGQPLLIRTTVFDARDRRAYEQELLRTRQEAEGERERLQQLATTLQRTLLPPALENVPGLDVAAHYHIASVDEVGGDFYDLFPLAAGSWGLFLGDVCGKGAEAAAVTSLARYTLRAAAVYDPDPAAVLSNLNTVLNHEYNGTDPRFCTVIFGLLTPDGDQGGFRITLASGGHPPALLLRADGTADCLPTPGGQLIGVLPDADIATITFRLEAGDTLLLHTDGLTEAHTAVRGERYGDEALLDFVRALAPTTAQDIITAVRGLIDTLGTGVDDDTAVLAVHVPRADREERQ
- a CDS encoding alpha/beta fold hydrolase, whose translation is MDVRSRNHVRVSGRPGGPVVMLAHGFGCDQNLWRLVVPALEREFTVVLFDHVGAGRSDLSAWSEDRYSSMGGYVDDVLEICRELDLGPVTFVGHSVSAMIGVLAAARHPEYFAGLVLLAPSPCFVDDPATGYRGGFSAEDIEELLQSLDANYLGWSGVMAPVIMGNPERPELGQELTNSFCATDPEIARVFARVTFLSDNRTDLARVAVPTLVAQCSTDAIAPPEVGAFVHGQIKGSRLITLNATGHCPQLSAPEETAQAIAAFARTLR
- a CDS encoding TetR/AcrR family transcriptional regulator, yielding MSERVVPEPQRRRRRPTKQGVVLSRELIVDTALRLVGQHGAQALTVRRLGTALGADPSAVYRYFHSTDDLLLAIAEELIARAQDGWQATGDWRADLREIGLRIYAGYRAHPQAALLAAHRTTGRTHEIAAVEAILGILRTAGFPDPEAVRIYHAFVDQSLGFAVLDAASLALPAAAQSADQRVWHASYARLDAGAHPHIAATGHLLAAEMGRSGYRFALDLLLDAAEARLAAAR
- a CDS encoding amidohydrolase — translated: MTKADLVFTRGPVHTGDAARTRGSSLAVTGGRITAVGHDEVRELIGPGTEVVDLDGKLLLPGFQDAHIHAVGGGTELAACDLTGTVGAADCLARIRAYAEAHPDQEWITGSGWSMESFDGGLPTRQLLDTAVPDRPVYLANRDHHGAWVNTRALELAGLDRATPDPADGRIEREPDGTPSGMLQEGATALVARLIPPVTAADRLDGLLRAQRLLHSLGITGWQDALLGEFNGMPDPSDAYLAAARSGALTARVTGALWWERDRGAEQIPELVQRRAELTHGRFRAGSVKIMQDGIAENFTAAMTSPYLDSCGCATTNSGLSFVDPVALRSHVTELDALGFQVHFHALGDRAVREALDAVEAARAVNGWRDTRHHLAHLQVVHPDDVPRFARLGAVANIQPLWAAHEPQMDELTIPFLGPERAAWQYPFGALQRAGATLAAGSDWPVSSPDPLAGLHVAVNRRLPDADDDRVLLPEQRLDLASAIAVYTAGSAFVNGHDDAGVLAPGQLADLVVLDRDILTGPPEEIAAARVLRTYVGGELVHAAD